In the genome of Raphanus sativus cultivar WK10039 chromosome 4, ASM80110v3, whole genome shotgun sequence, one region contains:
- the LOC108850223 gene encoding uncharacterized protein LOC108850223 — protein MKSAWKIPGIVSDLNPPTFTSSELPPPLPVPPDPPDPNPSLSPIIFPPLSSASATGSKSSLRNGPQTPPLTFSYVLPVNCTSVDPPASSFPLQTDSIGILSVRSETTVHVTVAETPFSNQHVTLTATHLPLSLPVQPESAHPKSLLATPPEPTPSSSVPDASNRPYQASQPPSLVERIRLSEDITLQRLAPVSLSASGRPRVRISDDIFQIGANLHKDFIVCYYNGKAPPFNQIQSVLTHMWGRGKRLELHNNPLNRSTTVRIPCDFLREKILDKCIWYVGETMFHTAPFSEAHSASTPSLKAIKIWAHLTGEPKETDDFTKNLVSLTLSHVKVEVDLTKLLPSVVEFERDSGEVVEVLVHYPWVPSTCSHYKELGHVVRNCLTYTLPPPLVPPADQTKAQGKKPLNPETNPSSSSHPTRKQTTNKKPNSKMPSQKYVLVLGNKLSTLSTTNPTDSFSTPPTTSAMQVDLPEKNLSTNLRGLNDPVKHRPFSSWLLTYKPLFGALLETHIKELSLAPIMSKICHNWNYVSNHSSDEDGRIVLIWKDPLRLQVVKQSRKSMTCTFTLPNQQPIYFTSVYAANTNEEMIDLWAELIQLHSTLDLQTNQWIIGGDFNHIIYPTEHSYPTIVVPDSLMYQLQDCFTHCGVFDLRYNGPSHTWTNHQPDSPIGKKLDRLLVNHPVISSHPHAFVSFLPPLFSDHSPCLLDLAYSLPTAETKPFKFQNYLTKHPNFLEVISRAWVEAGNICTNLTQLCWKLKNIKSDLKTLNRENYSNIQERVTNAYSLLQSVQVQALYSPTPLLFQQERDLHQRWLFLRLIEESYLRQKSRINWLSEGDFNTTFFHRMCQVWESYNAIRYFLYSSGTLITDPQEMSDLAVAHFRSIVGPLNYLRPGVWSSHSWFSDLIPFRCTLQQSQLMLPVPTADAIRALFFKLNPNKAPGPDGLTSGFFKASWETIGTEVVDSIQNFFITGFLPTSTNATILSMVPKFPRATKISDFRPIACLNTVYKVISRLLVARLKPILEDLILPCQTAFVKGRLLVENTVLAGELVHGYHKNKGPPRITIKVDIAKAFDTLSWEFLFTCLDTLNLPRHFITLLKACVCKTSFMVGYNGMVNGYFKGKRGLRQGDPFSPYLFVIAMNCLSFMLNSAATKEKIKYHANCKKLKMTHLSFADDLLIFIDGSIESLQQVLHVLKEFEQRSRLAISMQKTSFYASRIPAQVIDTIQASTGMLCGELPVRYLGVPLNSRKLTLVTCEPLIHQIKKRLSSWSVKSLSFAGRLLLIKTVIAGITTFWCAAFILPKACVKRINSLCSVFLWRGDIESHNTARVSWETVVLTKKQGVLGVKDLQTWNKACCLKLIWLLFFKSGSVWVAWFKEVILKGSIHNYWTTKPKASFSWLANKLIKLKDEVFPLIKVRLENGLSARFWFDNWSPFERLATYLNFAGSRLGIPLSATVASLHRNGSWHLPPARSEQQTQLQIHLTTVNLSSDSDYFEWEIGGKVSDTYSTGDVYTYLRGVVNEVDWAEVVWNSYGIPRHNFHTWLVLLDRCPTRDRMLQWGLSGDVATHRIDHGITLSHSFGPCRRADLQDHRNSSSSSLGSPRSIDYGMRGMLGFTPTPSVQ, from the exons ATGAAATCTGCTTGGAAGATCCCCGGCATCGTTTCCGACCTCAACCCTCCGACGTTCACCTCCAGTGAGCTTCCCCCGCCTCTTCCCGTCCCTCCTGACCCGCCTGACCCAAACCCTTCCCTCTCTCCGATCATTTTCCCTCCCCTTTCCTCTGCTTCTGCAACTGGTTCCAAATCCTCTCTTAGGAATGGTCCCCAAACCCCTCCTCTTACCTTCTCTTATGTGTTACCAGTAAACTGTACTTCAGTAGACCCTCCTGCTAGTTCATTTCCCCTCCAAACTGATTCAATAGGCATTTTGTCTGTTAGATCTGAAACTACTGTTCATGTAACAGTTGCAGAAACCCCTTTTAGTAACCAACATGTAACCTTAACAGccactcatctccctctctCCTTGCCTGTACAACCAGAATCAGCTCATCCCAAATCCCTACTTGCGACCCCACCTGAGCCCACCCCCTCGTCCTCCGTTCCTGATGCTTCAAACCGTCCCTATCAGGCCTCTCAGCCTCCCTCCCTGGTGGAAAGAATCCGTTTATCTGAAGACATAACACTTCAGCGGCTTGCTCCTGTTTCTCTTTCTGCGTCGGGACGGCCTCGTGTGCGTATCTCAGATGATATTTTCCAGATTGGTGCAAACCTTCACAAGGATTTTATTGTTTGTTACTACAATGGAAAAGCTCCTCCTTTTAATCAGATACAAAGTGTACTTACCCATATGTGGGGCAGAGGGAAGAGACTTGAACTCCACAACAATCCTCTCAACCGCTCCACCACTGTCAGGATTCCTTGTGACTTCTTGAGAGAGAAGATCTTGGACAAATGTATCTGGTATGTAGGAGAGACAATGTTCCACACGGCTCCTTTCTCAGAAGCGCACTCAGCATCAACCCCATCTCTGAAAGCCATAAAAATCTGGGCTCATCTCACTG GAGAACCGAAAGAGACGGATGACTTCACGAAAAACCTTGTGAGCTTAACTCTGTCTCATGTGAAAGTTGAAGTTGACCTCACAAAACTTCTACCATCTGTTGTCGAATTTGAAAGAGATAGTGGAGAAGTAGTTGAAGTGTTGGTTCACTATCCTTGGGTTCCTTCAACATGTAGCCACTACAAAGAACTAGGACACGTGGTCAGGAACTGTCTCACCTACACCCTTCCTCCGCCCCTTGTGCCTCCTGCTGATCAAACTAAGGCTCAAGGAAAAAAACCTTTAAACCCTGAAACAaacccctcctcctcctcccaccCAACTCGAAAGCAAACCACTAATAAAAAACCAAACTCAAAAATGCCTTCCCAGAAATATGTCCTTGTTCTAGGGAATAAATTATCAACTTTGTCAACCACCAACCCTACTGATTCCTTCTCCACTCCTCCCACCACTTCTGCAATGCAAGTAGACTTACCTGAGAAAAATTTATCTACA AACCTCCGTGGTCTGAATGACCCGGTTAAACATCGGCctttttcttcttggcttcTTACCTATAAGCCTCTTTTTGGTGCGCTTCTTGAAACTCATATAAAGGAACTATCTCTGGCTCCCATTATGTCCAAAATATGTCACAACTGGAACTATGTCTCAAATCACTCCTCAGATGAAGATGGAAGGATAGTACTGATCTGGAAAGACCCGCTAAGGCTACAGGTTGTGAAACAGAGCAGAAAATCGATGACCTGTACCTTTACTCTCCCTAACCAGCAGCCTATATATTTCACCTCTGTCTATGCGGCGAATACAAATGAGGAAATGATAGACCTGTGGGCGGAACTGATACAGCTTCACTCTACCCTAGACCTTCAAACCAATCAGTGGATTATAGGTGGTGACTTTAACCATATTATCTATCCTACAGAGCATTCTTATCCTACTATTGTAGTTCCTGATTCACTCATGTATCAACTACAAGATTGCTTTACTCACTGTGGGGTTTTTGATCTGAGATACAATGGTCCTTCTCACACTTGGACAAACCACCAGCCTGATTCACCGATAGGAAAAAAACTAGACCGTCTTCTTGTGAACCACCCCGTCATCTCTTCCCACCCCCATGCCTTTGTCTCATTCCTTCCCCCGCTTTTCTCAGACCACTCTCCCTGTTTACTGGACCTAGCTTACTCCCTTCCCACAGCCGAAACCAAGCCCTTTAAATTCCAAAATTACCTCACTAAACACCCAAACTTTCTGGAGGTCATATCACGTGCGTGGGTTGAGGCCGGAAACATTTGCACGAATCTGACACAGCTTTGTTGGAAGCTGAAAAACATCAAGAGTgatttaaaaactttaaacagaGAGAATTACTCAAACATTCAAGAGAGAGTTACTAACGCTTACAGTTTGCTTCAATCTGTGCAGGTTCAGGCTCTATATTCCCCCACTCCTCTTCTGTTCCAACAAGAGAGAGACCTTCACCAGAGGTGGTTGTTCCTAAGACTAATTGAAGAGAGCTACTTAAGGCAAAAATCACGAATCAACTGGCTAAGTGAGGGAGATTTCAACACTACCTTCTTTCACCGCATGTGTCAAGTTTGGGAAAGCTACAATGCCATACGCTATTTCCTCTATAGCTCTGGTACACTTATTACTGATCCACAGGAGATGAGCGACCTGGCGGTGGCGCATTTCAGATCGATCGTGGGTCCGCTCAACTACCTGAGGCCTGGAGTCTGGTCCTCTCACTCGTGGTTCTCTGACCTTATTCCCTTCAGATGTACCCTGCAACAATCACAACTCATGCTACCAGTCCCTACTGCAGATGCAATTAGAGCGTTGTTCTTCAAGCTAAATCCAAATAAAGCCCCGGGGCCTGACGGGTTAACATCTGGGTTCTTTAAAGCAAGCTGGGAAACTATTGGAACGGAGGTGGTGGATTCGATTCAGAATTTCTTCATCACTGGTTTCCTACCTACTTCTACAAACGCCACTATTCTATCAATGGTGCCCAAATTCCCAAGAGCTACAAAAATCTCGGATTTCAGACCTATTGCCTGTTTAAATACGGTGTACAAGGTGATTTCCAGGTTATTGGTTGCGAGGTTAAAGCCCATACTGGAAGACCTAATCCTACCATGTCAGACTGCATTTGTCAAAGGGCGCTTGTTGGTGGAAAATACAGTCCTAGCAGGGGAATTGGTTCATGGATATCACAAAAATAAAGGGCCACCAAGAATTACCATAAAAGTAGACATCGCGAAGGCTTTTGATACTCTCTCTTGGGAATTCCTCTTCACTTGCCTTGACACCCTGAACTTGCCTCGCCATTTCATCACTCTGCTCAAGGCTTGCGTCTGCAAAACAAGTTTCATGGTTGGTTATAATGGCATGGTGAATGGTTATTTCAAAGGGAAAAGAGGGCTGCGACAGGGAGATCCTTTCTCTCCCTATCTATTTGTTATAGCCATGAATTGTCTCTCTTTTATGCTTAACTCTGCAGCTACTAAGGAGAAAATCAAATACCATGCGAATTGCAAGAAGTTGAAGATGACGCACCTTTCTTTTGCGGATGATCTCCTCATTTTTATTGACGGCTCCATAGAATCCCTGCAACAGGTCTTGCATGTTCTTAAAGAATTTGAGCAGAGATCGAGACTTGCTATTAGCATGCAGAAAACTAGCTTCTACGCCTCACGTATCCCTGCCCAAGTCATTGACACAATCCAAGCCTCCACGGGCATGTTATGCGGGGAGCTTCCGGTCAGATACTTAGGAGTCCCTCTCAACTCGAGGAAACTGACCCTTGTCACCTGTGAGCCCCTGATCCATCAAATCAAAAAGAGACTCTCATCATGGTCAGTAAAATCACTTTCTTTTGCTGGAAGACTTTTACTCATAAAAACAGTGATAGCCGGGATCACTACCTTTTGGTGTGCTGCTTTTATTCTCCCCAAAGCATGTGTGAAAAGGATTAACTCCTTGTGTAGTGTGTTTTTGTGGAGAGGGGATATTGAAAGTCATAACACTGCTAGAGTGTCTTGGGAGACAGTCGTCTTGACCAAGAAGCAGGGAGTGCTTGGTGTAAAAGATTTGCAGACATGGAACAAGGCGTGCTGTTTAAAGTTGATATGGCTACTCTTCTTCAAGTCTGGCTCGGTATGGGTGGCGTGGTTCAAAGAGGTGATACTCAAAGGGTCGATACACAACTACTGGACAACTAAACCTAAGGCATCGTTCTCTTGGCTCGCAAATAAGCTTATAAAGCTCAAAGATGAAGTCTTCCCGCTCATCAAGGTTCGTTTGGAGAATGGCCTGTCTGCAAGGTTTTGGTTTGATAATTGGTCGCCGTTTGAAAGATTGGCTACCTATCTCAACTTCGCTGGATCAAGACTGGGCATCCCACTATCTGCTACGGTGGCTTCGCTGCATAGGAACGGCTCCTGGCATCTTCCACCTGCAAGATCAGAGCAACAAACTCAACTTCAGATTCATTTAACAACTGTTAATCTATCTTCAGATTCTGACTACTTTGAATGGGAGATTGGTGGCAAAGTCTCTGATACCTACTCAACAGGGGATGTCTATACTTACTTAAGAGGTGTGGTAAATGAAGTAGACTGGGCAGAAGTGGTTTGGAACTCCTACGGGATCCCTCGTCACAACTTCCATACGTGGCTTGTGCTCCTCGATAGGTGCCCGACAAGAGATCGAATGCTTCAGTGGGGATTAAGT GGCGATGTGGCTACTCACCGAATAGATCATGGCATCACACTTTCTCACAGCTTCGGACCTTGCCGTCGGGCCGATCTTCAAGACCACAgaaactcctcctcctcctcgctTGGCAGTCCACGATCTATTGATTATGGAATGAGAGGAATGCTCGGCTTCACTCCAACACCTTCCGTTCAATAG
- the LOC108852692 gene encoding uncharacterized protein LOC108852692 gives MITVAIAAELLEEYTLALVRITATLLPPPPTSRRRRVRAPTSRGQADSSLPRSDVSPSCAPNYDAFVLNF, from the coding sequence ATGATAACAGTAGCAATTGCCGCCGAGTTGCTTGAAGAATACACATTGGCGCTAGTTCGCATCACCGCCACACTCCTCCCTCCACCACCAACAAGTCGCCGTCGAAGGGTGCGGGCTCCCACTAGCCGTGGCCAAGCTGATTCTTCCTTGCCTCGCAGCGACGTCTCCCCATCTTGCGCTCCAAACTACGACGCGTTTGTCCTAAATTTCTGA